A stretch of DNA from Xyrauchen texanus isolate HMW12.3.18 chromosome 36, RBS_HiC_50CHRs, whole genome shotgun sequence:
AATAATTAGCAAATCCTTAAGTAATTTTAAAGTACTCAATTATGAGTGTTTGCCAGCAGAATCCAAAGACTCTAAACTTAACCCTTAGGAAAAAGAGTTTAAGTTCTCTTGTGTGTACGCAAGTAATGTCTATGAGGAAATGAAGCATGAGTTCTGATTGAGTTGTCCATCTTTTGCGAAAAGAAATGCCCTACTGCAGTCTCCCTCTGACCCGGCATCACtctatattttgtgaatatgcaTGCATATGACTCTGTCAGTACCCAGAAACCTAATTGCATGTATTCTATGCTCCATCTGCTTACCTGTCATGTCATGTATATCTCTTACCTTATCTTTTCAGCCATTTCACTCCCTTTCTCACTCTCTGGTCTGTCTCGACCTCTTCCCAGTACCCCCTTTCTGTTTCACCTCTTTTATTAAACCAGCAGAAGGCGAATTTCAGTTGCTACGTTTTTTTCTGTCCTGTATATTTCTCCACTCTTCCGTGACTATTAGGACCAGGGTCCCTCTTGCCCCCTCACTCGTTTTCACGTTTGTTTTTACTCACGCTCTCCTTTCCTGCCTGACCCAACCCTCTTTTCTCATTGGCAGCAGTGAGTTACTTTGGTTTAGATCCTCTTTCAGCCATTTCCTTGCCTTTCCGTTTCTCCAGGCATGGTCGTGCAGTTTGTTTGTACCCCTGGATGGCATCCACTGCTGCTTGCTGCCTGCTCAACACACCAGCATCAGGGCTGTCTTTGAAAGCATCGGATGTTGGGCGGGGGGTAGTAGAATGCAGCGCAGAGACTGCTGCTGATGAGGCGGGGGTGGGGGATGCTGACTTCAGTGTTTTATATTTTGGATCTGCACACGTAACCACATCATCTCTCTCATTCCTCTTTCTCACTTACATGCTTAGTTTTATTCTGTAGTATGTATGCAGTGTGCAGTCCATGCATGCACTGTCTCTCATTACTCACTACCCAATGCTTTGATAAATGAATATCGGCTGCATTGCAATGGTACCGGTCAGTGCTGAATAAATCTGCTTGTGTATGATGCAGCTAATTGTAGGGGAATGTGTGACATGGTTTTATATCCCTTTACAATCGTGGCATCATTAAGGGataattgtttgttttgattgaaGTTTATAATTACATTTCTAGCTCTGTCAATATTTGTCCTGGAGTaaattgtaatgtaattttttcctcattatttccAACTGTAAATTTTGACTTTCACTATGAGGTGTAAtatcaagaaaataattttttttttttatcccctttcctccccaatttcaaatgcccaattcccactacttagtaggtcctcatggtggcgcggttactcacctcaatccgggtggcggatgaCATGTCTCGGTTACCTCCGCttcggagaccgtcaatccgcacatctcatcacgtggctcgttgtgtatGACATCGCTAAGACTCCCAGCATGCGGAGATACATGCACAACTTAATaaacaccccattgagagcgagaatcactaatcacgaccatgaggaagttaccccatctGACtgtaccctctctagcaaccgggccaatttggttgcttaggagacctggctggattcaatcagcacaccctggattcgaactcatgactccagtggtggtactcagcatcaatactcgctgagctacccaggcccctgaaaaCAACTACATTTAAGCCATAAAATATTTAGCTTACTTAGAACTATTGATAAACTGTGAATTAACTAATATTGCAGTAGGAGATCTTTTTAATGTGCCTCTATTACTTACCCATTTTACTTAGTTTATTATAAGTAATCTCATCTGTGACACAGAGAattctttttgatttcttttggcTTGTAAATTAGAATATTGGCATGAAAACTGTCCAAACTGCTGACCATCTTCCCCTAAAATGTGTCTTCTGCAACAGACAAGTATCTTCTTTTATAGTCATTAGTTCTCCATGTTAATCACATTTGCCAACTGAATGCCTTATGGCTGAGAAATGGCTGAGGCCTTTCATACAGTGTTCGTAATATAGTAAAGAGAAGCAATGGTTTAAAGTAATAACTGTCCCTATCACAATTTCTGCTTTTCAATTTCTGAACTGTAATTCTTTTCTTTAAGTAGGTGGTCTAGCCAGTCTTATAGGTCAGAATACATGAAccaatacacattttaaacccACTTGTAGAACAGAAAATGTTAAACAAGTACACAGTGCTTCACTGGAGCATCTTTTTGTGGATTTgttcctatttttattttttagttaattACATGAGAGGACTTCATTCCCAAATATCTGCACTTCAGTTGCATGAACTACATTTTAAGCTAGATAATAGAACACGATAATGTCCTACACAAAATAggacattttttgtgttttttttcctagCCCATTATGTTAATGTTGGATGATCTGGGTTACTGTGGTCTGCCATGTTCCATTTGTCTCCCATCTGTTTCCCCTTAGTGTTCTGATAGAGGAAGTGCAACTTTTGTAAGCACTAATGAGGTATGAATGTAGCAGTTAAGCAGCATGGCAACACCAGTCAAATGTGAGAGCACCTGCATAGCAAAACATTACAACTTTGTTAGAGATTGTGCTATTGAAGCAGAAAGTCTGCAGCATTAAATACTAATAACTGGATCTTGCCTTTGTCAGGAACTTAATTGTGTACTTGTTATCATAACCCTTACAACAATGTTCTATTGTGATACCGAGGTACAGTGATAGTATCAgatgtattaccatggtacttttaataCTATGTTACCGAATGGTTAACATATTTATGCCTCATGGTATTTACCAGGTACTAggaggtacttcaaagaatattgTGGTATTAACATGTTACATatacaaaaacatgatattaccatgttacaCTTCCAGACAACCATGGAATTATCATGGTAcaatgtccaaaaaaaacatttttatacccTTTTTTTGGTATTTAAAAGTATACCATGGTGCATTTTCTGCAAATCATACGTTCATAGTATTATCATGGGTACAATGTTTAAAAGCCATGGAAATACCATGATACTTGTAGTGAAATGCCCATAGACGATACACTGATTTCTGATTTCTGTGGCACACAATGAAATGCCTATATTGGTTGCCATATGTTTGAGGCTTATGGCTGTATATCCCTACTGATCTCCATGCCAGTTTAACTTTTCTACTGGTAACCATTTCAGGTTAAATTAGAGTAATTTATTCAAGGCATGCCACAAGTTAATTATATACTGCTAATGACTCATGTGACCAGTAAACTGGCTGAGTCCCACCAGATGGAgagatttttctttaaaatagtcAGTTTCCTGATCTGATTCTGCTGTCACATTTCCTCTCTCACTTCTGCTGCTACTGGTTCACAGATCCTGCATTCATCTCTGCAGAAGACACACAGTATGACACTGTACTAGCTTCCTACCTTGCTCATTAATACCTTGTTGATTCTTGGGCAAAGCTTTTGAATCTTCCATTTGGAGTGGCATGGTCCATTAATGTTATATCTCAGTTATAACACTGGTTCTATAGTATTTAGATCGTATTGAATGGGTGAAACAGCTTTGTTTTCCACTTATGGGTGGACATCATAGAAAGTTGTGGTCCTTTTTATTTGACATCTTTTGAATTGAACAAAGGTCTTCTAATCTCTGCTACTtgcatgttttttcttttaagtTGGAAATTTTGCTCTTGAGATTGCACCAACGTTTCTTTTGGTATAGCACAGATGATGCACTGCTTTGAAGCATCCcttgtgaaaaaaattaaatctggCTCTACTTTCTCATGTTTTATAGGCAAACtcagatttacatttatacatttggtagACACTTTTCCTCACACTTTTATTGGTGTTGCTAGCACAAAGCTCTACCAGTTGATATACaagaataattcagataattcagaTTTACCTGTTTTGCAGGAGAAGGAAAGAACAACACAGACCATGTTGTGacactttatatttttatggtagAATTTACTGCCACCAGAGCTGCTGTTTGGTCTGTCGTAATGTTGTTCACAGCTGCTGACAGTTCCTCTTGGTTTCCAGCACAGAAATACATCCAGTGGCCGCAGCAATGCAGTATTTCACTCTGAAACTGTTATGGATCTTCCAGCTACATGCCATCttccattttcacacacacatacactgtttgtttttgagtttgctTTAAATTTAAGGCCCTACTTATAGGCTCTAGTTATAGAGTAAGctttggagaatttttttttttatagcagaaacaaaacattttcaagttaGATTGCACCTTAAAAGCTGTTAAAGATTATtgcattttaaagcatttatatgaCAGAGATATTGTAATTAAATAGACTTTTCTTGAACAAACACAAGACTGCATCAGTCCCAAGCAagaaatcaaattttccttggtTTCTTATAGTTTAGAATGCAAATATAAACCTATATATTTTCCTCATGGAGGTATTTGTAGGGCCAAAAGTAGTGAAGATTGTCTGATTAACCTAAACTAAGGCAGTGGCGGAGCTGGAGGAACAATCCCAACATCTGTTGTTTGGAGGGGAGCTGGTTCTTCCAAAAGTGAATCAAGATCTATAGACACTAAAGTTGGATATGGTTTAATTACAGGGCCTGTGCCAGAAGATGGAGATGGACTAATGTTATCAGTCTGCTCCGTTAACTCTTGGATGTCCACCGTGACTGCAGGAGTTTCTTCTGCAGGTGATTTGCTGTCTGGTGAGTCCATGGAATTTGGACCTGGCTGGTTCTTGTTTTCCTCTGTCAAAGTTGGGTCTTGACCCACTGGTTTCCCATTGGGTTCTTGGAGCTCATTCAGACTTTGTCTGGCAAAGGTGCTTCCTTGCAGTATGTCCCCCATGAAAACATCCTCGTTTGTGTTCTTCCCAAGTGTCAGGTGTTTGGAGAGTCGTTGGGAAAGGTATCTGGAGATCGAGATCTGGCTGAAGCCTCTTTTATTGAAAGAGTCAGACTCATCCATACTTGGCAAGTTAGGTTGAATGTCGCCGTCCAAAAAAGGTGAGGGTCCAGCCCACTCGGGATTCTCTAGCTGCCTTTTCTGGATTTTACGTTTCCGTATCATGATAACTATGATTGCTATGAACATCAAGACGAATGTGGTACCAATTAAGGCTGCCACAGCAGCACCAGGGTTCTTTCGATGCTTGTTATTTGATGGAGTTTTTGGTGAAGGTTGTGGGTCTTGCTTAACAGTGGTCTTTCTGGTGGTGTATAGAGGAGTACTTGTGGAAGTCTTAACCGTAGGCTTAACCGTGGATGGAGTCTTCAGTTCAGGGCCTTGAGTGTCACCCTTTGTCCATTCTTTTGTTATTTCTTGTCCCTGTGTGGTTGTCACACCTTTGGTACTTAGACCAGTAATGGTAATATTGAAATCTGTTGTAGTTATTACCATGGAAGTGTTTGTGTGATTCATTGAGCTCAGTTGGTCTATAGTGTCCATTTTCAGCTGCATGTTCTGAAGATCATTTGTATTTGT
This window harbors:
- the LOC127629626 gene encoding protein EVI2B, which gives rise to MRTFLCPLIIVVVFSLPWRLNSNLTPSTNIPNNHEDIAERQLLMGMADEPLGQRQYTTGSGLENVFSLLSSIVKQHLTSIRHSEQQRMRVMTSSGEGETLNQRPKRNVDDSQYNSSTPEEPSRQTEEKEVTISQRELLQPSESSLRPQATISVQIQNTTELVLVVTKNLREDNLPQETEDEIQEVASPSDSQNLYDPQIIVTDNTTNTNDLQNMQLKMDTIDQLSSMNHTNTSMVITTTDFNITITGLSTKGVTTTQGQEITKEWTKGDTQGPELKTPSTVKPTVKTSTSTPLYTTRKTTVKQDPQPSPKTPSNNKHRKNPGAAVAALIGTTFVLMFIAIIVIMIRKRKIQKRQLENPEWAGPSPFLDGDIQPNLPSMDESDSFNKRGFSQISISRYLSQRLSKHLTLGKNTNEDVFMGDILQGSTFARQSLNELQEPNGKPVGQDPTLTEENKNQPGPNSMDSPDSKSPAEETPAVTVDIQELTEQTDNISPSPSSGTGPVIKPYPTLVSIDLDSLLEEPAPLQTTDVGIVPPAPPLP